The genome window TCCTGTTTAGATGttatatatacaaaaaatagggttaattttgtgtttattttaattcaagtGGTATTTGATTTGTTTTCCGTGTTTCCAGGAATGGTAAGAAGAATGTGATGTCCCCTGGATCTGAGGCAGTTGGCTTTTAGAAGCTAAGAAGTAGGAGGAGAGATAAATAATAAAAGGAGTTTTACAggagagatttgatttgataatgCCAGTACCACTTGCCCCATATCCAACTCCTCctccagcaccaccaccaccaccaccatacaCATCACCACCTGCAAATGGTATCTAGCAAAATACTCACCATCTGTCaaatttatttcatttatttGGCTTAAAAAAATGTGAATTTTCTGTCTATTTTCCTGCTGAGAAAAATGATGGATCGGCTTAGAATTCTGGACATTGCACAAAATTGGTGTAACAAACCAAATGTCACACAATTTTGCTTTTGATTTTCCGTTTATTGGGTTAGGATTGTTGCTTATGTCGCTTGCGTTAAGCTTTCTTTGTTTTCAGTTCTCAgagaaaatttgtttttgaacaAATATTCGGCTAGGATTGTTGCTTAAGTCATATATTAGTAGTGAATTTTCGGGTCTGCACTGCATCAATACTTTACATGCTCATCAATTTTACAACCGACCAATCCATGTCAATTAATGATTCAGTTATCTATGAAAACAAACTTTGTTGTTCTTCAGGTGCACAGAGCCAGCTTGTGTGCTCTGGATGCCGGAACCTTTTACTCTATCCTGTTGGAGCCACCTCTGTATGCTGTGCTGTTTGCAATGCCGTGACTGCTGTGCCGCCTCCTGGTATGTATTCATTTTCGTTCTTGAAATAAATTTGATGTAATTTCGACCGTAAATTTAGCAAAGCCTAAATGTAATAAAATTCATGTGTCACTCTGAGCAGGCACAGAAATGGCACAGCTAGTCTGCGGAGGATGCCACACCCTACTCATGTATATCCGTGGAGCAACGAGTGTTCAATGTTCTTGCTGTCACACGGTCAATCTAGCCTTGGAAGGTATAAATTGAATCACTGAGAGATGCAATGTTTTTTCTCTTAATCAGTCAAATGGACATAAGAATCAAATGTGCATTTGTGACAGCAAATCAGGTTGCACATGTGAATTGTGGGAACTGCAGGATGCTGTTAATGTATCAATATGGAGCAAGATCTGTCAAATGTGCGGTATGCAATTTTGTGACATCCGTTGGGGTGAGTACAACTAACGAGTTTCTGCTGTATATtgcggtttataaatcctttcTAATGTATTCAAAATGGGGTCAAATTATAATTAAGAAAGTAAATTCAATGAAGAGTTAGGGTTAGGTCATCTTGTTGCTACCAAAAGTAAATTACTGAACATTTATAACTTCATAGATTATTCTGTAGTCTTTTGCATTTGCAGAAACTACTTACATTCCTTTTTAGATAACTAATGTGAGTTCATTCGCATCGTCAGGTCCCGGCGAACACCCCCGAACAGAAATTCAACAACTAAAAGTTATCATACACTACTATTGCAAGATGCTACGTACAACTTTGGGTTTGCATCTTAAATTACAAGAGTTTTCCTCCAATATTTCGTCTCTCTTAGTGAGAAGAGAAAACTTTCTTGCTCCTTCACATGTATAGAGTTACGTCTTTTTCCTTGCGTGAATAAGTAGTTATGTCAAGATTTGGATCTATGAGAAGTTTCTACAACAAGACTATGAAAATTTGAGTGCATTATTGAAAATCTTTGGATAAAGATATATATAAACTTTCTGCTTTTGAATTGTCAATTGTGAATTTTGTCATATATAATATGGAAAATATGATTGGTTAGCAGTCAATTAAGATGCATGCCCACCACATTCAtccaaagaaaattaaaatggtgGACCACCAGGAGAAGATATTTCAGTAAATTAATTTGAGGTGAGGATTCATTAATTATTTAGGCATGTAATTTGGTGATATATATTGGTTATAATGTATGATTTTGACTCCAAGTTTCCAACAGTAACCTCTGAGATTTGTAGATTGAGAACATCTAGAAGGAATCTCTTAACACACGTATAATAGAAATTTacagcttaattttcatgtattgcaAAATTTGGTATATAAGTACGTACAGTCCTTGTTttccaaagaaacaaaaaaatgacACAAAGAGATATCCTTCCTAGTAAAGGACTCTAAtatttacacaatatttacattcctATTTCCCTAAAGATTACTCAcgccaatactccccctcaagttggagcataGATGTCACACATGCCCAATTTGATAAGTGAGTCACCAAAAAACCTACTACACACGGCATGAGTGAGAATATCTGCAAGTTGCTCTTCCGAGTTCATGAACGGTATTGACACAATCTTCTTCTCAAGCTTTTCCTTAATGAAGTGTCGATCAACCTCCACATGCTTCGTTCTGTCATGTTGTACTGAATTCTCTTTGATCTCTCTTGCCGACTTATTGTTACAATACAAATTCATTGCCTCCTTCTGTTTGAAACCAAGACCCCAAAGCAACTTATGCAACCAAAGGACTTCACACACTTCATGTGCCATGCCTCTAAACTCAACCTCCGCAGAAGACCTAGACACCACCTTttgtttcttacttctccaagtaactaaatttcGTCCAACGAAcgtaaagtatccagatgtagaACGTCTATCAGTCACatcacctgcccaatcagcatcagtaaACCCCTCAATTCTTATATGAACGTgattttttatacaaaattccCTTCCCTTGAGCAGATTTTAAATATGCTAAAATCCGCATAACCGTAGCCATATGATCCACACTTggtgagtgcataaattgactcacCACACTCACTACATAAGCTATATCTGGACGAGT of Malus sylvestris chromosome 6, drMalSylv7.2, whole genome shotgun sequence contains these proteins:
- the LOC126627001 gene encoding protein LOL1 gives rise to the protein MPVPLAPYPTPPPAPPPPPPYTSPPANGAQSQLVCSGCRNLLLYPVGATSVCCAVCNAVTAVPPPGTEMAQLVCGGCHTLLMYIRGATSVQCSCCHTVNLALEANQVAHVNCGNCRMLLMYQYGARSVKCAVCNFVTSVGVPANTPEQKFNN